The Juglans regia cultivar Chandler chromosome 2, Walnut 2.0, whole genome shotgun sequence genome includes a window with the following:
- the LOC109011259 gene encoding GRAS family protein RAD1-like, whose protein sequence is MAAMNGWLSFPLDDSFNHDLAIRRFCPERVEQEQGAWELEWEEKLMNDEFEMCSPSDTTTTPCLAASEVDDFVDSFINMDHCDKDCNNLLDEHQNFDHFHYEIETFPGVDDVYGDVSMMIGDELEMSDSIEDLGVVPDEIMLGVEDSNGVDQGLHLVHMLLSCAEAVGCRDTQLAESILSQVWASANPLGTSLQRVSYCVATGLKSRLSNLHNANANGTFTNGAMGKSLITREEKAESFQLLHQATPYLAFGFMAANEAICQAAQGKDSLHIIDLGMETTLQWPSLIRSLSSRPEGPPKLRITGLISDQNQLGLEASIKALMEDASSVGIILEITMKTDPVTPSLLTRENLNLREGEALFVNCIMHLHEYVKESRGSLKAILQAIKKLAPTAVTVVEQDANHNGPFFLGRFLESLHYYSAIFDSLEATLPRHSAQRMKIEMLHFAEEIRNIVAFEGSDRIARHERVDQWRRQLGRAGFKVMGLTCMSQARMMLSVYGCDGYTLATDKGCLLLGWKGKPIMLASAWQVHNVLSS, encoded by the coding sequence ATGGCAGCCATGAATGGTTGGCTCTCCTTCCCCTTGGATGATAGTTTCAACCATGATCTTGCCATTCGAAGGTTTTGTCCTGAGAGAGTTGAGCAAGAACAAGGAGCGTGGGAGTTGGAGTGGGAGGAGAAACTGATGAATGATGAGTTTGAAATGTGTTCTCCTTCTGATACTACTACTACACCATGCTTGGCTGCTTCAGAGGTAGATGACTTTGTCGATAGCTTCATTAACATGGATCATTGCGACAAAGATTGTAACAACTTGCTGGATGAGCATCAAAATTTCGATCACTTCCATTATGAGATTGAAACATTTCCAGGGGTGGATGATGTTTATGGTGATGTTTCAATGATGATAGGAGATGAATTGGAAATGAGCGACTCAATTGAGGACTTAGGAGTTGTTCCTGATGAAATAATGCTGGGTGTGGAGGATAGCAATGGAGTGGACCAAGGGCTGCACTTGGTGCACATGTTGTTGTCTTGTGCCGAGGCTGTGGGCTGCAGGGACACCCAACTTGCAGAGTCAATACTCAGCCAAGTTTGGGCTTCTGCCAATCCTTTAGGCACTTCACTGCAACGAGTCTCCTACTGCGTTGCAACAGGATTGAAGTCTAGGCTATCAAATCTTCACAATGCCAATGCAAATGGAACATTCACAAATGGTGCTATGGGTAAGTCCTTGATCACAAGGGAGGAGAAAGCAGAATCTTTTCAACTCCTTCATCAAGCTACTCCTTATCTTGCTTTTGGTTTCATGGCTGCAAATGAAGCTATATGTCAAGCAGCACAAGGGAAGGACTCCTTGCACATCATTGATCTAGGGATGGAGACTACCCTTCAATGGCCTTCTTTGATAAGGTCCCTTTCATCAAGACCTGAGGGCCCTCCGAAGCTCAGAATCACAGGATTAATCAGTGATCAAAATCAACTAGGGCTTGAGGCCAGCATAAAAGCCCTTATGGAGGATGCTAGCTCAGTAGGCATTATACTAGAAATCACCATGAAAACAGATCCAGTGACACCCTCACTTTTAACCAGAGAGAACCTTAACTTGAGAGAAGGGGAAGCACTTTTTGTGAATTGCATCATGCACTTGCACGAGTATGTCAAAGAGAGCAGAGGGTCCCTAAAAGCCATACTTCAAGCAATCAAGAAGTTAGCCCCGACTGCAGTTACAGTTGTGGAGCAAGATGCAAACCACAACGGTCCCTTCTTTCTTGGGAGATTCCTTGAATCTCTGCATTATTATTCTGCCATTTTCGATTCCCTCGAGGCCACCCTCCCACGCCATAGTGCACAGAGGATGAAGATAGAGATGCTTCACTTTGCAGAGGAAATCCGCAACATTGTTGCATTCGAAGGCTCAGATAGGATCGCGAGGCACGAGAGAGTAGATCAATGGCGACGACAATTAGGCCGAGCGGGGTTTAAAGTCATGGGATTGACGTGCATGAGTCAAGCTAGAATGATGTTATCAGTGTATGGTTGTGATGGCTACACCCTTGCTACTGACAAGGGTTGCCTTCTCCTTGGATGGAAAGGGAAGCCCATAATGCTGGCATCTGCATGGCAAGTGCACAATGTTTTGTCCTCCTAG